One part of the Vicia villosa cultivar HV-30 ecotype Madison, WI linkage group LG6, Vvil1.0, whole genome shotgun sequence genome encodes these proteins:
- the LOC131610347 gene encoding uncharacterized protein LOC131610347, with the protein MSGKYILGATVATFGIAWVCDHFVSDKKIFGGSVCATASNEKWFEETDKKFQAWPRTAGPPVVMNPISRQNFIVKSRES; encoded by the exons atgtcGGGCAAGTACATCCTAGGTGCTACAGTTGCAACATTTGGAATTGCATGGGTCTGTGATCATTTTGTTTCAGACAAAAAGATTTTTGGAG GTTCTGTGTGTGCCACAGCTTCAAACGAGAAGTGGTTTGAAGAAACCGACAAGAAGTTTCAGGCATGGCCTCGCACTGCTGGTCCACCAGTTGTGATGAATCCTATTAGTCGTCAGAATTTCATTGTGAAGTCTCGTGAGTCTTGA